GCACCGCCTCCTTCGGCGAGGGCCGCCGCGACGGCATGTCCCTGCTCCTGAGGGGTGTCCAGGCAGCCCTCGAACCCAAGGGCATCTCCGTGGAGATCCTCAAGCCGGACGCGGTCCTGCGCGCCGAACGGGTCCCCGTCGGCCAGATGGGCGACGTGTTCTCCGGCGGCCAGCTGCTGACCGCCGCGATCGCCCTCTACTGCACGATGGCGGCCCTCCGCAGCAACGACCGGGGCCGCGACAAGCACCGGCACGCGGGCACGCTGTTCCTCGACAACCCGATCGGCCGCGCGAACGCCACGTACCTGCTGGAACTCCAGCGGGCCGTCTCGGACGCCCTCGGCGTCCAGCTCCTCTACACGACGGGCCTGTTCGACACCACGGCCCTGGCGGAGTTCCCGCTGGTGATCCGGCTGCGCAACGACGCGGACCTGCGGGCGGGCCTGAAGTACATCAGCGTGGAGGAACACCTCCGCCCGGGCCTGCCCCAGCAGTCCCCGGATTCGGAGCCCATCCACGGCGAGATCACGGCAACCCGCATGTTCCGCCGGACCACCACCTCCTGACCCCCTCACCCCGCCGGGCCCGACCATCCGTCCGGTCCCGGCGGGCAGCAGCCTTCGGGCCGCTGGCGGCCCGCGGGGCCCGCACGCGCTCAACCAGGGTCCTGTTACCCGGACGTGTGTCCCCCCAGGGCTGCCCCCAGCCCAGGCCAGCCCAGCCCAGCCCAGGCCAGCCCAGCCCAGCCCAGGCCAGCCCAGCCCAGGCCAGCCCAGGCCAGGGCTGCCCCGCCCAGGCCTGCCCGGCCACGGTCAGCCCAGCCAGGGCCCGGCGGCCTGTACGCCCGCACGCCCGCCCCCTGTGGCCCGGCTTCGGGCGTAGCCACCGGCAGCCCGGAGTACGGGCACGCCCGCAGCAAGCGCAAAAGACGGGCGTCGGAGCCTCAGGCACGCCCCACAGGCGGTCCGGAGCCGGTCACCGGCCGGAGCCCGTCACCGGTGTCCCGGAGCCGTCAGGGGGCCGTCCTCCCGGGGTATTCGCCCCCGGCCGGACCCGCGCGCGGACCTGGCGGCCCGGCGGGCTTCGCGGCGGCGGGCCCGCGCGGTGCTGCTCGGCTCCGAGAAGACCCCGTGGCGTTGGTTCCACGCCTGGCGGGTGATCCACACGTCCAGCACGCCCCACGTGGCCACGATCGTCCCCGCGACCGCGCCGAGGGCCATCGGGAAGGCCAGCCAGGAGCCGGTCAGGGTGAGGTAGAAGGCGATCGTGGCGACGGTCAGGGTCACGGCCACGATCAGCACCGCCCGCACCGCGGACACCCGCACGGGGTCCGGCATCCGGCGCCGCCGGGCCGGCTCCTCCACCCACAGCCCGCCCCGCACGCCACCGACCACCGGACCGCCCGCGCCCGTCGCCGCACCAGCGGCACGGCCACCGGCACCGCCCCTGCCCCCGCCGGAGGCGCCGCCGCCCGCGCCCCCGCCCTCGTATCCGTTCACGGTCCGCTCTCTCCCCGACCCCGCGGCCGGCGCCGTCCGTCTCGCCATGCCTACCCACCCCACCTACCCAGACAGACGTCCGGGGCGGCCGGGAGATTCCCGAATCCCGGACGTATCCACCCGTCCCGAAGATCGCGGAACGAATAATTCCAGCCATCCATCCTGTTGCGGGAACCGAGGCCCCACCAGGTGTCATCTGCCACAAATGGGGCCGCACTTGACCGGAAGTATCGGACAACTCGTGATCTTCGACCAGGCGTCCGGCCGAAAACGTCCGGACACGCCTTCGAAGCACTGCTCCTTCAGTAGTAGGCTCGCGCCGTTTAAATGACGGAACACCGACCCCGAACAGCGGGGTTGAGCTGGGGAGGCTGGGGAGGCCATGCGCTTTCGCGGGAAATCCATCCGCCGGAAGATCGTGGCGTTGCTGCTGGTACCGCTCGTCTCCCTGACTGCCCTCTGGGGCTTCTCCACGGTCATCACCGGCCGTGAAGCCGTCCAACTCCTTGACGTGGCCTACGTCATCGACAAGGTCGGGTACCCCGTCGAGGAAGTCGCCCGAGTAATCCAGAAGGAACGCCGCCAGACCCTCGTACTGCTCGGCGACCCTCGCGCCTCAGGGGCGATAGCCGAGCTGACGAAGAGTCGCGCCGTCACCGACCAGGCGGTCGAGCAGATCAGCGCCAGCGCCCGGGACACGAAGGTCATGGACGAGCTGAGTCCGCAGAGCGCCCGGCACCTGCACACCATCGTCGCGGCGTTCCACGGCATCGGATCCATGCGCCGGTCCGTCGACCAGAACTCCCTCGACCCGACACAGGCCCTGGAGCTCTACAACCGGCTCATCGACCCCTGCTACGACTTCCTCATGAACCTCCACGGCCTCGACAACGTGGAGGTCGACAAGGAGGGCCGCGCGCTCGTCGGCATCAGCCGTGCCCGCGAGCTGTTCTCCCGCGAGGACGCCGTGATGGCCTCCGCGCTGGTCTCCCGCACCGTCGAAGCGGTGAACGTCCGTCAGGTCTCGGACCTCGCCGCGAACCGCAAGCTGCTCTACGAGTTCAACCTCGTGACGCTTCCCGCCGGCGACCGGGAGCGCTTCGAGCAGTTCTGGTCGGGCTCGGAGAGCAAGGCCCTGCGCGACGCCGAGGAACGTTTCATCACCGCCGGCGTCGGCAAGAACCCGCGCAGCACGACCCCCGCCCAGTGGGACGAGCTCGCGTCCAGAGCCCTCGACGACCTCGCGGCCATGAACAACGAGGCCGGCAACCGCTACCAGCAGCGCATCGAACCCGTCGCCATGGACGTGATGATCCAGGCCGCCGTCGCCGGCGTCCTCGGCTTCATCGCCCTGATCGTGTCGCTCATCCTGTCCGTCCGCATCGGCCGTGACCTGATCCGCGACCTGTCCCGGCTGCGGAAGGAGGCCCACGAGGCCTCCGGCGTCCGGCTGCCGAGCGTCATGCGCCGCCTCGCCGCCGGCGAGCACGTGGACGTGGAGACCGAGGCGCCCCACCTGGAGTACGAGAAGGACGAGGTCGGCCAGGTCGGCCAGGCCCTCAACAGCCTCCAGCGCGCCGCGGTCGAAGCCGCCGTCAAGCAGGCCGAGCTGCGTCGCGGCGTCTCCGAGGTGTTCGTCAACCTGGCCCGCCGCAACCAGGTGCTGCTGCACCGCCAGCTGACGCTCCTCGACACCATGGAACGCCGTACCGAGGACACCGAGGAGCTCGCCGACCTCTTCCGCCTCGACCACATGACCACCCGCATGCGCCGCCACGCCGAAGGCCTGGTGATCCTCTCCGGCGCCGCGCCCTCCCGCCAGTGGCGCAAGCCCGTCCAGCTGATGGACGTCGTACGGGCCGCCGTCGCCGAGGTCGAGGACTACGAGCGCATCGAGGTGCGCCGGCTCAGCCGCCTGGGCATCGCGGGCCCGGCCGTCGCCGACGTCACCCACCTCATCGCCGAACTCCTGGAGAACGCCACCGTGTTCTCG
This genomic window from Streptomyces sp. NBC_01351 contains:
- a CDS encoding sensor histidine kinase yields the protein MRFRGKSIRRKIVALLLVPLVSLTALWGFSTVITGREAVQLLDVAYVIDKVGYPVEEVARVIQKERRQTLVLLGDPRASGAIAELTKSRAVTDQAVEQISASARDTKVMDELSPQSARHLHTIVAAFHGIGSMRRSVDQNSLDPTQALELYNRLIDPCYDFLMNLHGLDNVEVDKEGRALVGISRARELFSREDAVMASALVSRTVEAVNVRQVSDLAANRKLLYEFNLVTLPAGDRERFEQFWSGSESKALRDAEERFITAGVGKNPRSTTPAQWDELASRALDDLAAMNNEAGNRYQQRIEPVAMDVMIQAAVAGVLGFIALIVSLILSVRIGRDLIRDLSRLRKEAHEASGVRLPSVMRRLAAGEHVDVETEAPHLEYEKDEVGQVGQALNSLQRAAVEAAVKQAELRRGVSEVFVNLARRNQVLLHRQLTLLDTMERRTEDTEELADLFRLDHMTTRMRRHAEGLVILSGAAPSRQWRKPVQLMDVVRAAVAEVEDYERIEVRRLSRLGIAGPAVADVTHLIAELLENATVFSPPHTAVQVLGERVANGFTLEIHDRGLGMTPETLLDANLRLAETPEFELSDTDRLGLFVVSRLAQRHSVKVVLQPSPYGGTTAVVFLPSALLTEAPETNATGLRLEESGKPASERPAPAAVERGSSGRPLPTAELRGPVELEAPLGINGVDALDSVLDEQVATGIAGLTGVGGRPAMATLDDETPPNGTPRSALLGLRPADRPHSDRHTERTGARQGAGRDREPLTPTGPVRMDTQRPDGGLRPDGRRSPGAVPLPRRRSTPTLVAEHGRRVDPRPVPGATAPAQTPAPAGEDTAGTGGLPRRVRQASLAPQLKNSPAPKPADTTAEPDDHRDAEDVRTRMSALQRGWTAGRTKHAEQQSEADAGTPAATGPANENEGDGR